From the Hevea brasiliensis isolate MT/VB/25A 57/8 chromosome 15, ASM3005281v1, whole genome shotgun sequence genome, one window contains:
- the LOC131174066 gene encoding uncharacterized protein LOC131174066 codes for MSPVTGGHRLAVVRDGSGELWRCNFYLKKKKKKFKRKTGGNPPISLLFLSFPPFFFFLSPVTGRRRPKQLPTGRRPSSDHQKRRQERKRREKTSAQLAAAFRPDSGFVRRPIEAIPVALESLFRELSFDTNFEANGGRMSEIWRREVSDFSSFFVRSTTIRPLDRRSEITYGLRKRRGTWWYDQIRQMSPVTGGRPPCAVVPAVAPVSYGDGSTSRGFLINFWNF; via the coding sequence caatttttatttaaaaaaaaaaaaaaaaaaattcaaaagaaaaacggGAGGAAACCCCCCCATTTCTCTTCTCTTCCTCTCCTTCCctcccttcttcttctttctttctccggtgaccggccggcgacgtcccaagcagctccccaccggccggcgaccctccagcgaccaccagaaacggcggcaagagaggaagaggagagagaaaacgagcgCACAGttggcagcggctttccggcccgattccggcttcgtccgacgtccaatcgaggcgattccggtggcgttggaaagcttgttccgagagctttcttttgacaccaattttgaagcaaatggaggtcggatgagtgagatatggaggagagaagtttcggatttttcaagctttttcgtcagatctacgacgatccgaccgttggatcgacgatccgagatcacatatggactgaggaagaggagaggaacatggtggtatgatcagatccggcaaatgtcgccggtgaccggcggccggccaccgtgcgcggtggtgccggcggtggctccggtgagctatggagatggttcaacttccagaggcttcctcataaatttttggaatttttga